A DNA window from Aureibaculum sp. 2308TA14-22 contains the following coding sequences:
- a CDS encoding mannosyltransferase, protein MSKKANLQLYKVPFLLVFFSTLGYIYFAYFLERVDTIALIATYIFLFVLFYKLIQLTKNNFKFLVVIAVLFRVIFLFSIPNLSQDFYRFIWDGRMLLEGYNPYLYTPQSFIDEGILPIAQARELFNGMGALSAGHFTNYPPINQLCFVIAGLFSGKSILGSAIVMRVIIIAADLGTLYFGKKLLEKLNLSVNNIFWYVLNPFIIIELTGNLHFEGVMIFFLIWSLYLLHSGKWKIAALVFALSISIKLIPLLFLPLFYQWFTSKRNNDEILKQSRKLSEQHDETNKKWIPYFTGITKLISFYTIIIIATIVLFMPFFSIEFVQNYTETVGLWFQNFEFNASIYYIAREIGYLFRGWNEIAIIGKIIPIVVILFVLMITFFRKNKNTVALVTAMLLVLSFYYFTATTVHPWYIATLVILSIFTRYKFPLVWSFVIIFSYLAYANKSNTENLWIIGLEYLVVYAVVIKEVFFKDKFNLKIS, encoded by the coding sequence ATGAGTAAAAAGGCGAATTTACAGCTGTATAAAGTACCCTTTTTGCTTGTTTTTTTTAGTACACTAGGCTATATTTATTTTGCATATTTTTTAGAGAGAGTAGATACAATAGCACTTATTGCAACCTATATATTTCTGTTTGTTCTTTTTTATAAACTCATCCAATTAACAAAAAATAACTTCAAGTTTTTAGTAGTTATTGCTGTATTATTTAGGGTTATTTTTCTATTTTCCATACCAAATTTATCTCAAGATTTTTACCGTTTTATATGGGATGGTCGTATGTTATTAGAAGGTTACAATCCCTATTTGTATACTCCGCAATCGTTTATTGATGAAGGGATTTTACCCATTGCTCAAGCTCGAGAACTTTTTAACGGAATGGGTGCGTTAAGTGCTGGTCACTTTACAAACTACCCTCCTATCAATCAGTTGTGTTTTGTAATTGCAGGATTGTTTTCAGGTAAAAGTATATTGGGTTCGGCAATCGTTATGCGGGTAATTATTATAGCCGCAGATTTGGGTACTTTATATTTTGGAAAGAAATTATTGGAAAAACTAAACCTTTCCGTCAATAACATATTCTGGTATGTCTTAAATCCATTTATTATTATTGAGCTTACGGGTAATTTACATTTTGAGGGAGTTATGATTTTCTTTTTGATTTGGAGTTTATATTTACTCCATTCTGGGAAGTGGAAAATAGCGGCCTTAGTTTTTGCTTTGTCAATATCCATAAAATTGATTCCACTACTATTTTTGCCTTTGTTTTACCAATGGTTTACTTCAAAAAGAAATAATGATGAGATACTGAAACAATCCCGAAAGCTTTCGGAACAGCATGACGAAACAAATAAAAAGTGGATTCCTTATTTCACAGGAATAACAAAGTTAATTTCTTTTTATACTATTATAATTATAGCAACTATTGTTTTATTTATGCCTTTTTTTTCAATAGAGTTTGTTCAAAATTATACTGAAACCGTCGGGCTATGGTTTCAGAATTTCGAGTTTAATGCCAGTATTTATTATATAGCAAGAGAAATTGGTTATCTTTTTAGAGGATGGAACGAAATAGCCATCATTGGCAAAATTATTCCAATAGTTGTAATTCTTTTTGTGTTGATGATAACTTTTTTTAGAAAAAATAAAAATACCGTAGCATTGGTTACAGCCATGTTACTGGTGTTGAGTTTTTATTATTTTACGGCTACTACCGTCCATCCCTGGTATATAGCAACGTTAGTCATTCTATCCATTTTTACAAGGTATAAATTCCCTCTTGTTTGGAGTTTTGTTATCATTTTTAGTTATTTAGCTTATGCAAACAAAAGCAATACTGAAAACCTTTGGATTATAGGTTTGGAATATCTTGTCGTATATGCAGTAGTTATAAAAGAAGTGTTTTTTAAAGATAAATTTAACCTAAAGATTTCTTGA
- a CDS encoding DinB family protein, which translates to MTATEIILLNFSEIRRRSIKLWSGIPNEYLNWKPDENAFTVIEMIRHVLEGEHLFHKIIENGGDLGHYQSPWKLIEYSNLKRELDFSEKYRADFLNMIGELKDSDLENIRIERKEVGQSKKLGDYLNRIAYHESVHTGQLLSYLRTNGIDRPQLWD; encoded by the coding sequence ATGACTGCAACTGAAATTATTCTATTAAATTTTTCTGAAATTAGAAGACGAAGCATAAAATTATGGAGTGGTATCCCAAATGAATACCTAAATTGGAAACCTGATGAAAATGCTTTTACAGTAATTGAAATGATTAGGCATGTTTTGGAAGGCGAACATCTTTTTCATAAAATAATAGAAAATGGAGGGGATTTAGGGCACTATCAATCTCCTTGGAAATTAATAGAATATTCGAACCTGAAAAGGGAATTAGATTTTTCAGAAAAATACAGAGCCGACTTTTTGAACATGATAGGCGAACTGAAAGATTCGGATTTAGAAAATATTAGGATAGAAAGAAAGGAAGTAGGGCAGAGTAAAAAACTTGGAGATTACCTCAATAGAATTGCTTATCATGAATCGGTTCACACAGGACAACTATTGAGTTATTTAAGAACCAATGGAATTGATAGACCACAGCTTTGGGATTAA
- a CDS encoding TonB-dependent receptor, which translates to MRHYIAVILFLYAFSSFSQQSGRVLDTVFLKAEKLEDKSVGQPILKISKGLLPNYRPQLTEVLQFETPIHFKENGFGMVSSASFRGTTAQQTAVVWNGININSPFLGQTDFNLINTQNSSEVLVRPGGGSTQFGTGAIGGVVYLNNNLKINQDNTHQIFTSYGSFNTKNLSTNHSISGKRTNLQIDLSYLDSDNDYKYQNSDQGNENGKFYNLNASVNGIYKANARNTFKIYSNWFSGERHLSIIETTQTRNKYTDEQLRLLGEYQHKSGIGQSTVKLALLNEKYRFYPELDSREGSNNGNAWTYIAKYNYQIQLKKILLNVGGTYNLATATGTNYNNVKQNTGSANLFLKHKLRNNFTYQATLRGELSEDYKSPVLFSLGTRWKPSPKYTLNTSISRNYRVPTFNDLYWPGAENPDLKAESSLQYELSNEFTFDNLKFTLTGYYNDIKDLIRWLPYSGNLWRPVNTNSVRIYGLESNVHYGIRFNNHHFKIIALYSYTVSKNKETNYQLTYVPYHKGILGISHKIGAFSTNINTIYTGEVFTHTDNNTNTALDDYVLTNLSLSYAFGKKANWILGAGIKNLFNSDYQTTAFRPMPGINYHINLNLNL; encoded by the coding sequence ATGAGACATTATATTGCTGTCATTTTATTTTTATATGCATTTTCTAGTTTTTCGCAACAAAGCGGAAGGGTGTTAGATACCGTTTTTCTAAAAGCAGAAAAGTTAGAAGATAAATCAGTTGGGCAGCCCATATTAAAAATCAGTAAAGGATTGTTGCCCAATTATCGCCCGCAACTTACCGAGGTATTACAATTTGAAACGCCTATTCATTTTAAAGAAAATGGATTTGGAATGGTTTCATCAGCATCATTTAGAGGTACAACTGCACAACAAACGGCTGTAGTTTGGAATGGTATAAATATCAATTCCCCTTTTTTAGGTCAAACGGATTTTAACCTTATCAATACCCAAAATAGTTCAGAAGTGCTGGTGCGTCCCGGAGGAGGAAGTACCCAATTTGGTACTGGAGCTATTGGTGGTGTGGTGTATTTAAATAATAACTTAAAAATAAATCAGGATAATACGCATCAAATTTTTACTTCGTATGGTAGTTTTAATACCAAAAATTTAAGTACAAACCATAGTATTTCTGGTAAACGGACCAATTTACAAATTGATTTGAGTTATTTAGATTCGGATAATGATTACAAATACCAAAATTCCGATCAAGGTAATGAAAACGGAAAGTTTTATAATCTCAATGCATCAGTTAATGGAATTTACAAAGCCAACGCGAGAAATACGTTTAAGATTTATTCCAATTGGTTTTCAGGTGAAAGGCATTTGTCCATTATAGAAACCACACAAACACGAAATAAATACACCGATGAACAGTTGCGTTTGTTAGGTGAGTATCAGCATAAATCAGGTATTGGTCAGTCTACAGTCAAGTTAGCGTTACTTAACGAAAAGTATAGATTCTACCCTGAATTAGATTCCAGAGAAGGTTCTAATAATGGTAATGCTTGGACGTATATTGCCAAATATAATTATCAGATACAGCTAAAAAAAATATTACTAAATGTAGGTGGAACATATAATTTAGCTACAGCAACGGGGACAAACTACAACAATGTAAAACAAAATACAGGAAGTGCTAACCTTTTTCTAAAGCATAAATTGAGAAATAACTTTACCTACCAAGCTACGTTACGAGGCGAATTGAGCGAAGATTATAAAAGTCCTGTATTGTTTTCATTGGGTACGCGTTGGAAGCCATCTCCTAAATATACACTTAACACCTCTATTTCTAGAAATTATCGCGTTCCCACTTTTAATGATTTGTACTGGCCGGGAGCGGAAAATCCAGATCTAAAAGCAGAATCGTCATTACAGTATGAACTTTCTAATGAATTTACTTTTGACAATTTAAAATTTACGCTGACGGGTTATTATAATGATATTAAAGATTTAATCCGATGGTTGCCTTATTCGGGCAATTTATGGCGACCCGTAAACACAAATAGTGTACGTATTTACGGATTGGAAAGCAATGTGCACTATGGAATCAGATTCAACAATCATCATTTTAAAATTATTGCACTTTACAGTTATACGGTATCAAAAAATAAAGAAACCAATTACCAATTAACTTATGTGCCTTATCATAAAGGAATTTTAGGAATATCTCATAAAATTGGGGCTTTTTCCACTAACATAAACACAATTTACACAGGGGAGGTTTTTACGCATACCGATAACAATACCAATACGGCACTTGATGATTATGTATTGACCAATTTATCATTGAGTTATGCCTTTGGGAAAAAGGCTAATTGGATTTTGGGTGCTGGTATCAAGAATCTTTTTAATAGTGACTATCAAACAACAGCGTTTAGGCCCATGCCCGGAATAAACTATCATATTAATTTAAATTTAAATCTATAA
- a CDS encoding YncE family protein — protein MNKRLLKINVFIFAILFGFISCDNADDPKPMPKGDYENGFFITNEGNFGSPNGSITFIDNELLQESHNIFSSINSTNLGDVLQSVTFEEDYAYLVLNNSNKIEVVNRYTFKSIATISENIAAPRYTLVKNGKLYVTNGGNNSVLVFDANSFVYDTSITIDKTVEEIIADNDFIYVMNAAFGFGNEISVIDAKTNTVVKTITVAEGLNSMEIENGILYALHTTGITKVSTSTNEIIGDIPFQDGLSNATKLEVEDDFLYFLSGSKIFKFSKDVTSLANVELVDTKVEDQPWFVGYGFSVAKNKLFYTDVKGFTENSEVQVYDLDGKLLKNFNAGIGANGVYDND, from the coding sequence ATGAACAAAAGGCTTTTAAAAATTAATGTATTTATTTTCGCCATATTATTTGGTTTTATTTCATGCGATAATGCAGATGACCCTAAACCAATGCCCAAAGGCGATTATGAAAATGGTTTTTTTATAACTAACGAAGGTAATTTTGGTTCGCCTAACGGTTCAATAACTTTTATTGATAATGAGTTATTACAAGAATCTCATAATATTTTTTCAAGTATAAATAGTACAAATCTTGGTGATGTGTTGCAGTCGGTAACTTTTGAGGAAGATTATGCTTATCTAGTACTAAATAATAGTAATAAAATTGAAGTTGTAAACCGATATACTTTTAAAAGTATAGCCACCATATCCGAAAATATTGCAGCACCTAGATATACTTTGGTAAAAAACGGAAAGTTATATGTAACCAATGGAGGTAACAATTCAGTCTTAGTGTTTGATGCTAATAGTTTTGTTTATGACACATCAATTACAATTGATAAAACTGTTGAAGAAATAATAGCAGATAATGATTTTATTTATGTGATGAATGCGGCTTTTGGTTTTGGAAATGAAATCAGTGTTATAGATGCCAAGACTAATACAGTTGTAAAAACAATTACCGTAGCCGAAGGTCTAAATTCTATGGAGATTGAAAACGGAATTTTATATGCATTGCATACTACAGGTATTACAAAAGTAAGTACAAGTACCAATGAGATTATTGGAGATATTCCTTTTCAGGATGGGCTTTCAAACGCTACTAAGCTTGAAGTAGAAGATGATTTTCTGTATTTCCTTTCTGGGTCTAAAATTTTTAAATTTAGTAAAGATGTTACTTCGTTAGCTAATGTTGAACTCGTAGATACAAAAGTAGAAGACCAACCTTGGTTTGTTGGCTATGGGTTTAGTGTTGCCAAAAATAAATTGTTTTATACGGATGTAAAAGGGTTTACTGAAAATTCTGAAGTGCAGGTCTATGACCTTGACGGAAAACTTTTGAAGAATTTTAATGCGGGTATAGGTGCAAATGGAGTTTATGATAATGACTAG
- a CDS encoding 4Fe-4S binding protein, translating to MKTIKNIGLVIFLVGLAIFTFTIFTGSFSLNESEFNAFINAKDYKSEIIHDELKKAVVTDEDLNIFEFSSRVRKAYKTSNDYYDGLIAKYDSEKNWDKKGEQFQYKIYGKPHTLSYEIAKKAGSGFVKDNAGMVWWLTFGLAILGALLFILPNFILLGSKGIKNDGIYHESSTNRGWIAWLVLVYLVAFYLLLYFFPDYVVVWTYILDPISKFLNGGPASQWFVYGFLYCTIMLVMAIRMYIKYRHNKYQIIRTTSVLFFQIVFAFLIPEIMTSLNMPGYDFKNAFPLDYDFFFEWNLEALRNSGAIGLFILVWGIVLTLIIVPVMVYFFGKRWYCSWVCGCGGLAETLGDPYRQHSDKSLKAWKLERWIIHAVLVFSLLMTVVTLYCYFSGTQSFLGINSQWIKDTYSFLIGAWFAGVIGTGFYPIFGNRVWCRFGCPLAAYLGLVQRFKSRFRITTNGGQCISCGNCSTYCEQGIDVRAYAQKGENIIRSSCVGCGICSAVCPRGVLKLENGPEKGRINPTEILLGNDLDLMTLVNRKNEA from the coding sequence ATGAAAACAATAAAAAACATTGGGTTGGTTATTTTCCTTGTCGGTCTAGCTATTTTTACATTTACAATTTTTACTGGATCTTTTAGCCTGAACGAATCAGAATTCAACGCTTTTATTAATGCCAAAGATTATAAAAGTGAAATTATACACGATGAACTTAAAAAAGCAGTTGTTACCGATGAAGATTTGAATATTTTCGAATTCTCAAGTCGAGTTCGCAAAGCCTATAAAACCTCAAATGATTATTACGACGGCCTAATTGCAAAATACGATTCGGAAAAAAATTGGGATAAAAAAGGCGAACAATTTCAATATAAAATTTACGGAAAACCACATACATTAAGTTATGAAATTGCTAAGAAGGCAGGCTCAGGTTTTGTAAAAGATAATGCTGGTATGGTGTGGTGGTTAACTTTCGGTTTAGCAATATTGGGTGCTTTATTATTCATACTTCCTAATTTTATTTTATTAGGTAGCAAAGGCATAAAAAACGATGGTATTTATCATGAATCAAGTACAAATCGTGGCTGGATTGCTTGGTTGGTTTTGGTATACCTAGTAGCGTTCTATTTATTATTATATTTCTTTCCTGACTATGTAGTGGTTTGGACCTATATTTTAGACCCTATAAGTAAATTTCTAAACGGCGGACCAGCAAGTCAATGGTTTGTATATGGCTTTTTGTATTGTACAATCATGCTTGTTATGGCAATCCGCATGTATATTAAATATAGACATAATAAATACCAGATAATACGAACAACTTCAGTACTGTTTTTTCAAATTGTGTTTGCGTTTTTAATTCCAGAAATAATGACTAGCTTAAATATGCCTGGATATGATTTTAAAAATGCATTTCCTTTGGACTATGATTTTTTCTTTGAATGGAATTTGGAAGCTTTAAGAAATAGTGGGGCTATTGGTCTATTTATTCTAGTTTGGGGAATTGTACTAACGCTGATTATTGTACCAGTTATGGTCTATTTTTTCGGAAAACGTTGGTATTGCAGTTGGGTGTGTGGATGTGGGGGCTTAGCTGAAACCTTGGGTGATCCTTATAGACAACACTCTGACAAAAGCTTAAAAGCTTGGAAATTGGAACGTTGGATAATTCATGCTGTATTGGTGTTCTCACTATTAATGACAGTTGTAACCTTATATTGCTATTTTTCTGGAACTCAATCCTTTTTGGGAATTAACTCGCAATGGATAAAAGATACTTATAGCTTTTTAATCGGTGCTTGGTTTGCAGGTGTTATTGGTACTGGCTTTTATCCCATTTTCGGAAATCGGGTTTGGTGTCGTTTCGGTTGTCCTTTAGCGGCCTATTTAGGCTTGGTACAACGTTTTAAATCTAGATTTAGAATTACTACAAATGGTGGACAATGTATTTCATGTGGAAATTGTTCCACGTATTGCGAGCAAGGTATAGACGTCAGAGCCTATGCCCAAAAAGGGGAAAATATTATACGGTCCAGTTGTGTTGGTTGTGGAATTTGCTCTGCGGTTTGTCCTCGCGGCGTGCTAAAATTAGAAAATGGTCCAGAAAAAGGACGTATAAACCCAACTGAGATTTTATTAGGTAACGATCTAGATTTAATGACATTAGTAAATAGAAAAAATGAAGCTTAA
- a CDS encoding cellulose synthase family protein, with protein MILEITVIIIYTIAILFIFIYAIAQLNLLVNFLSFKKKEKSLKELDLSNLQNIPNVTIQLPVYNEMYVMERLLANIAQINYPKEKLEIQVLDDSTDESLKQTAQKVSNLKAQGLDIKHIHRKNRKDFKAGALREGLNAAKGDFIAIFDADFLPQSDWLLQTVPYFEDKKIGVVQTRWGHINRDYSLLTKVQAFALDVHFSLEQVGRNSKGHFINFNGTAGIWRKECIMDAGNWQGDTLTEDLDLSYRAQFKNWKFKYLENVETPAELPVIISAARSQQFRWNKGGAENFRKMLYKLVNAKNIPVKTRVHGFLHLLNSGMFLNILIVAILSVPMLYIKNEYPSLRPYFYMLSFFVISSIIFFICYWFMYKHVHGKSGFKGFVKYLGMFFVFFSIAMGFSLHNSIAVIEGYIGKKSDFIRTPKFNIRSLNDKWKGNKYIKKSISLHVIFEGLLMIYFAFGMYSAFIVGNQGGDFGLFPFHLMLFLGFGYVFVNSITSKI; from the coding sequence ATGATTTTAGAAATAACAGTAATCATTATATATACCATTGCAATACTATTCATTTTTATATATGCAATAGCACAACTAAATCTATTAGTTAATTTTTTATCCTTTAAGAAAAAAGAAAAAAGCCTTAAAGAGCTAGACTTATCCAATCTCCAAAATATTCCTAACGTAACTATACAACTGCCTGTTTATAATGAAATGTATGTTATGGAACGATTGTTAGCTAACATAGCTCAAATAAACTATCCAAAAGAGAAACTGGAAATTCAAGTATTAGATGATTCTACCGATGAGTCTTTAAAACAAACTGCCCAAAAAGTAAGTAACTTAAAAGCACAAGGACTCGATATTAAACATATTCACAGAAAAAACCGTAAGGATTTTAAGGCAGGTGCACTCAGAGAGGGATTAAATGCTGCAAAAGGCGATTTCATTGCTATTTTTGACGCCGATTTTTTACCACAATCTGATTGGTTGTTACAGACCGTTCCCTATTTTGAAGATAAAAAAATAGGCGTGGTACAAACACGTTGGGGGCATATAAATAGAGATTATTCTTTACTAACCAAAGTACAGGCTTTTGCACTTGACGTACACTTTTCACTTGAACAAGTTGGGCGAAATAGCAAAGGGCATTTTATTAATTTTAACGGAACGGCAGGTATTTGGAGAAAGGAATGCATTATGGATGCAGGTAATTGGCAAGGAGATACGCTAACTGAAGATTTAGATTTAAGTTATAGGGCTCAGTTTAAAAATTGGAAATTCAAGTACTTAGAAAATGTAGAAACTCCAGCTGAACTTCCAGTAATTATTAGTGCCGCTCGCTCACAGCAGTTTAGGTGGAACAAAGGTGGTGCTGAAAATTTTAGAAAAATGCTGTACAAATTAGTGAATGCGAAAAATATTCCTGTAAAAACAAGGGTGCATGGGTTTTTACATCTATTAAATAGTGGTATGTTTTTAAACATTTTGATTGTGGCAATTTTAAGTGTGCCCATGCTGTACATTAAAAATGAGTATCCAAGTTTACGTCCTTACTTTTATATGCTAAGCTTTTTTGTCATTAGCTCTATTATTTTTTTTATTTGTTATTGGTTTATGTACAAACATGTACATGGCAAAAGTGGGTTTAAAGGATTTGTAAAATATTTAGGTATGTTTTTCGTCTTTTTTTCAATAGCCATGGGATTTTCTTTACATAATTCTATTGCAGTAATTGAAGGTTATATTGGTAAAAAGAGTGATTTTATAAGAACACCAAAATTCAATATACGATCTCTAAATGATAAGTGGAAAGGAAATAAATACATAAAGAAATCCATTTCGTTACACGTTATTTTTGAGGGTTTGTTGATGATCTATTTTGCATTCGGAATGTATAGTGCTTTTATCGTAGGAAATCAGGGTGGTGATTTTGGACTCTTTCCATTTCACCTGATGCTGTTTTTAGGTTTTGGTTATGTATTTGTCAACTCTATTACTTCAAAAATATAA
- a CDS encoding glycosyltransferase family 2 protein, whose translation MTLIKVIIPCHNEEQSIANVINDIPNIVDEIIVVSNNSTDKTEENAEKAMATVLSESKKGYGYACLKGMDYIEKLPTKPDIIVFLDGDYSDYPEDLTKIVAPILKNNIDFVIGARVKRLRESGSMTPQQVFGNWLATYLMKLFFGAKFTDLGPFRAIKYEKLLELNMEDKTYGWTVEMQLKALKRKFSYVEIPVNYRNRIGVSKVSGTVKGSIMAGIKILSWIFKYTFK comes from the coding sequence ATGACGCTAATAAAAGTAATTATTCCCTGCCACAACGAAGAACAGTCAATAGCAAATGTAATTAACGACATACCTAATATTGTTGATGAAATTATTGTTGTGAGTAATAATTCAACTGATAAGACTGAAGAAAATGCTGAAAAAGCTATGGCAACGGTGTTGTCCGAGTCTAAAAAAGGATATGGATATGCTTGCCTTAAAGGCATGGATTATATAGAAAAGTTACCAACCAAACCAGATATTATCGTTTTTTTAGATGGAGACTATTCCGATTATCCGGAAGATTTGACCAAAATTGTAGCACCAATACTAAAAAACAACATTGATTTTGTAATAGGTGCAAGAGTAAAACGACTACGAGAAAGTGGATCAATGACTCCGCAACAAGTTTTTGGCAATTGGTTGGCTACGTATTTAATGAAGCTTTTCTTTGGTGCAAAATTTACTGACTTAGGCCCATTTAGAGCCATAAAATATGAAAAATTATTGGAATTAAATATGGAAGACAAAACCTATGGCTGGACAGTTGAAATGCAGTTAAAAGCATTAAAACGCAAATTTAGCTATGTAGAAATTCCAGTTAACTATAGAAATAGAATTGGTGTTTCTAAGGTATCAGGTACAGTTAAGGGTTCTATTATGGCTGGAATAAAAATACTAAGTTGGATTTTTAAATACACTTTCAAATAA
- a CDS encoding Gfo/Idh/MocA family protein — MKNPRRKFIKDAALGMAALSIPSYGAALSNSIFSTKTTLNIGVIGCNGMGWSNTVSMLKIEGVKLIGICDVDEKVIKKRVEEMQKRDAEAAKKIKTYNDYRKLLKNKKIDVVIIGTPDHWHCKMMVDACKAGKQVYVEKPIANTIEECQIMLAAAEKYNTAVQVGQWQRSGPHYKEAIDIVRSGKLGNIRLVKVWAYQGWMKPVSIKPDGQAPDGVDYKSWLGPAPNRAFNPNRFHFNFRWFWDYAGGLMTDWGVHEIDIALYAMGATAPKSIMASGGKLAYPDDASETPDTLQTIFEYDDFNMLWEHATGIDSGPYGRTEGIAFIGNNATLVVNRGGYEVIVERSAKDTMEVIPPKTRPKGVSYLDLHTQNFVEAVRAKNAKILNTPIKSGSIAAINAQMGNIAYKTGEKLFWDAEKNKFKNNDKANELIKVTYHNGWKKPVV; from the coding sequence ATGAAAAACCCACGTAGAAAATTTATCAAAGATGCTGCCTTAGGTATGGCGGCTTTAAGTATTCCATCTTATGGAGCTGCTTTATCTAACTCAATATTCAGCACCAAGACTACTCTTAATATTGGAGTTATTGGCTGTAACGGTATGGGTTGGTCTAATACGGTTTCTATGCTTAAGATTGAAGGAGTTAAATTAATAGGTATTTGCGATGTAGATGAAAAGGTGATAAAAAAACGGGTAGAAGAAATGCAGAAAAGAGATGCAGAGGCCGCAAAAAAAATAAAAACCTATAATGATTACAGAAAATTATTAAAAAATAAAAAAATTGATGTAGTTATTATTGGTACACCAGACCATTGGCATTGCAAAATGATGGTTGATGCATGTAAAGCAGGTAAACAGGTTTATGTAGAAAAACCTATAGCTAATACTATTGAGGAATGTCAAATTATGCTGGCAGCTGCAGAGAAATATAACACGGCTGTACAAGTAGGTCAGTGGCAACGAAGTGGTCCTCATTATAAAGAAGCTATTGATATTGTTAGGTCGGGCAAATTAGGCAACATACGTTTGGTTAAAGTTTGGGCATATCAGGGCTGGATGAAACCTGTATCTATAAAACCTGACGGACAAGCCCCAGATGGCGTTGATTATAAATCATGGCTAGGCCCAGCACCTAATAGAGCATTTAACCCTAATCGGTTTCATTTTAATTTTAGATGGTTTTGGGATTATGCGGGTGGATTAATGACTGATTGGGGTGTGCATGAAATTGATATTGCCTTATATGCCATGGGTGCAACTGCACCAAAATCAATAATGGCAAGTGGTGGTAAATTGGCATATCCTGATGATGCTTCAGAAACACCAGACACACTGCAAACTATTTTTGAATATGACGATTTTAATATGCTGTGGGAACACGCCACGGGTATAGATTCTGGCCCTTATGGAAGAACGGAGGGAATTGCTTTTATCGGTAACAATGCTACATTGGTTGTCAATAGAGGAGGTTATGAAGTAATTGTTGAAAGGTCAGCAAAAGATACTATGGAGGTTATTCCACCAAAGACAAGACCAAAAGGCGTTAGTTATCTCGATTTACACACTCAAAATTTTGTTGAAGCGGTTAGGGCTAAAAATGCTAAAATCCTAAATACACCTATAAAATCTGGGAGTATTGCGGCTATTAATGCTCAAATGGGCAATATAGCTTACAAAACTGGCGAAAAACTATTTTGGGATGCAGAAAAGAATAAGTTCAAAAATAACGATAAAGCTAACGAATTGATAAAAGTAACCTATCACAATGGATGGAAGAAACCTGTGGTTTAG
- a CDS encoding toxin-antitoxin system YwqK family antitoxin produces MKLKFLFILLFCSFSVIAQRHYHKNYYDNGNLKTEGWLNNNVKVNYWKSYFEDGTIKNEGHYKKGKPSKYWYFYRKNGLKEKEGHFVDGKKSQWWLFYNGSGIVSQKTQLKNNMKNGYCLWYSGKKIIKIEKYLDDKKIDEWTDLKSFKKENKLSDLL; encoded by the coding sequence ATGAAGCTTAAATTCTTATTTATTCTACTATTCTGTAGCTTTTCTGTAATTGCTCAAAGGCACTATCACAAAAACTATTATGATAATGGAAATTTAAAAACAGAAGGTTGGCTCAACAATAATGTAAAAGTGAATTATTGGAAATCTTATTTTGAGGATGGCACTATCAAAAACGAAGGCCATTATAAAAAAGGTAAGCCCTCAAAATATTGGTACTTTTATCGTAAAAATGGGTTAAAAGAAAAAGAAGGGCATTTTGTTGATGGCAAAAAATCACAATGGTGGCTATTTTATAATGGCAGTGGTATTGTCTCACAAAAAACCCAACTAAAAAACAACATGAAAAACGGTTATTGCTTGTGGTACAGTGGAAAAAAAATTATCAAAATTGAAAAATATCTAGATGATAAAAAAATTGATGAATGGACAGATTTAAAATCCTTCAAAAAAGAAAATAAACTATCAGACCTTTTATGA